One Equus asinus isolate D_3611 breed Donkey chromosome 26, EquAss-T2T_v2, whole genome shotgun sequence genomic window carries:
- the LOC139042131 gene encoding uncharacterized protein gives MLRRQSQKRQDPAVAQAAPASGSVGERALGWAEGTSPLRLASWEAPQRHGQWKRVSSEDALLQETFCWARSFQVLGLILRPELPGVRDSRRGGCSAHGRRLSRIPGRYCSSQQHILPTKADTTEIDRQLTTHVPHSPRLPHLSPGSRQGWRQAEDVGRLPKILGGDKVPEQTSFSSPPPPTPSPSLATQGLTAPTEITAKAVPAWPQPEGLSKHSSDCPSSAQGSRPRPHGGYKCPPKVTPACSPASLASNPTTHTCPFSQSLNTPPFSHPRAFAHASPLPGSLLTYLHLLNPSFLGEACPDCPLPHSMSQTLRARPSCPLTTPPSTVLSHLHNDLGESASPQDWELLKVWPGPRCVPSPTQHRPGPEPSLIQGGGG, from the exons ATGCTCAGGAGACAAAGTCAAAAGCGACAGGACCCCGCTGTTGCACAGGCAGCACCTGCCAGTGGGAGTGTGGGAGAAAGGGCGCTGGGGTGGGCGGAAGGCACCAGCCCCCTCAGGCTGGCGTCGTGGGAGGCACCTCAGCGACACGGACAGTGGAAACGCGTGTCCTCGGAGGACGCTCTCCTGCAGGAAACCTTCTGCTGGGCGCGGAGCTTCCAAGTGCTGGGCCTCATCCTCAGACCCGAGCTACCTGGGGTGCGTGATTCTCGTCGTGGAGGCTGCTCTGCACACGGGAGGAGGCTTAGCCGCATCCCTGGTCGCTACTGCTCAAGCCAACAGCACATCCTCCCCACCAAG GCTGACACGACCGAGATCGACAGGCAGCTCACAACCCATGT GCCACACTCCCCCCGGCTACCCCATCTGTCTCctgggagcaggcagggctggaggcAGGCTGAAGATGTGGGCAGGCTGCCAAAGATCCTGGGAGGCGACAAAGTACCAGAGcagacctccttctcttccccgCCGCCCCCCACACCTTCCCCCTCCCTTGCCACGCAGGGCCTTACAGCCCCCACAGAAATCACGGCAAAGGCCGTGCCTGCCTGGCCACAGCCAGAGGGACTGTCCAAACACAGCTCTGACTGTCCCTCCTCGGCTCAGGGATCACGGCCAAGGCCTCATGGAGGCTACAAGTGTCCACCTAAGGTGACCCCTGCCTGTTCTCCAGCCTCATTGGCCAGCaaccccaccacacacacttgCCCCTTCTCTCAGTCCCTCAACactcctcctttctctcaccccagggcctttgcacatgccagtcccctgcctggctccctgcTCACCTATCTTCACCTGCTaaatccttccttccttggggaagcctGCCCTGACTGTCCCCTGCCCCACAGCATGTCACAGACCCTCAGAGCTCGGCCCTCCTGTCCTCTCACAACACCCCCCTCTACTGTGCTCAGTCACCTGCACAATGACCTGGGTGAGAGTGCCTCCCCACAGGACTGGGAGCTGCTCAAAGTCTGGCCTGGTCCTCGCTgtgtccccagccccacccagcacaGGCCAGGCCCAGAGCCTTCACTAATTCAGGGTGGGGGTGGCTAA